Genomic DNA from Gimesia aquarii:
CGAGTGCCTCTGGTTCTTCACTTAAAGAAGTGTTAGTGAAAAAACTGATATGAAAGATCAAAATTAAAATAGAGCGATCAATGTATTGACAACATTGGAACATGTTCGGCGCCTTTCAGTCTGGATGACCATTGAGGTACTGTACAAGGTAGTATCACAACTTTGCTCTTATTTGGCAAGTTTTTAAGAAAAATCTGACTTAACCAAACCGTGATGCTTACTGTCACCTATCGCATCCAGGGATAATCTTCAGTCATCTTTGAGTCTGACCCTTAATCGAATGAGCATTTATTTTTTGCCGATCAGATTAAAAAATACAAGCAATCTACGGCAGCATACCTCGTCCGCCGCTGAGGACGAGGGTTTGTCCTGTTGTGAAATTACTCTCCTCGGACAGCAGGAACGCTACCATTGCCGCAACCTCTTCCGGGGTTCCCATTCGTGGGATCGGGGTTGCCTCGATGATTTTATCAAGATCAGTTTTGTCGACATTCGAGAGAATTTCGGTTTCGATCAATCCCGGTGCGACCGCATTCACGCGGACATTCTCGCCTGCCCAGGCAGTCGCCGTACTTTGCGTGAACGAGATCATGCCTGCTTTACTGACGGCATAAGCGATCGCCATCGGACGTGGCTGCAGACCGGAAAGTGAGCTTAAGTTGACAATGCGACCAAACTGGCGTTTCAGCATTCCTTCTTTCACCCGCCATGTGACAAGAAACGTGCCCGTCAGATTCACGTCCAGCATTTGACGCCACGAGTCTTCCGTCAATTCGGTATGTGACTCATAATGGAAGATTCCCGAGTTATTGACCAACAGCTCGACTTCTCCCAGTTGAGCTTCGACTTCGCCTATCATTTGATCGACTTGCTCACTGTCGGAAACATCGCCTTGCACAACAATGCCAGTGCCTCCGATTGTTTGAATCTGTCGTAAGGTTTCTTCAGCATCCTTTTGACCACTGCGATAACTTACGGCAACACGCGCTCCTTCTTTCGCCAGTCGTAAGCAACAGGCCCGCCCAATTCCACGAGATCCTCCGGTGACTAAGGCAACTCGGTTTTGAAATCTCTGTGGATGAATATTTGCTTCTGACATGATCGTTCTTCGTCCCGATGTTTCTTGAATGGAATCGACTCTGATCGTCCGTGCGACCAGTGGATTCGATAATATCTCCAGATGGTTTCCTGTTCTACCATACTCAGAGGAAAGAGATAGGATCGACTATCCATAACAGTCATTCCATATCGATCAACACAGAAAAATCAGAGTTCAATTTATGCGGAATCAAAACCGCTAAAACGAGAGAAAAAGTAAGTTATCCGGGGAAATTATTGATTTCATCACTGGATTCCGATACAATAATGAACGCTGATATATGATTGATTCTACGTTGGCTCCTACCTGCTGATTCCTTCCTAAATAGAGTAGTAATATGAATTTACGCTCCATTCAACGGGTTGTTTGTTTAGCAACACTGATTGTTGCTGTGATGGACTTGCCGCTCTTTGCCGAGGTTCCCCTGCATCAACAGATTGATTCCCTCGTTGGTGTCGGAAATGAACAGTTCGAAAAGAATGCCAGCAAACCAGCCGATGATGCCACATTTTTGCGAAGGGTCACACTCGATTTAACGGGAACCATCCCGTCTGTTGACGAAGTCCACGCGTTCCTGAACGATCAGTCAACCGACAAACGAACTCAGTTGGTCGACCGCTTGCTTGCCTCTCCTGAACATGCAAGGCGACTGCAATACTTTTTCGATACGATGATGATGGAACGGCGTCGTGACAAATATATTCCTGCTGCACAATGGCGGAATTATTTACGAACCTCGTTTTCAGAAAACAAACCCTGGAATGTGTTGGTTCACGAAATCTTATCCGCTGATGGAACCGATGAAAAAACACGGCCGGCGGCCAAGTTTTTACTCGATCGCGAATTAAAGGCCGAAGAAGTCACTCGCGATTTAGGACGTGTGTTTTTGGGACGCGACTTACAGTGTGCCCAATGTCACGACCATCCCAATGTCAATGATTATCTGCAACGACACTATCATGGCTTAAACGCGTTTTTGAATCGCAGCTATCTCTTCAAAGATCCGAAAACGAAAAAGGCTTCCATTGGCGAAAAGGCAGAAGGTCTGGTTTCGTTTACATCGGTATTTACTAAGGAAGAAGGTAAGACCGCTCCTCGCATGCTCGATTTGCCTGAGATCGCTGACCCACCGATGCCAAAAGACCCCTATAAAGTCAAGCCGGCCAAAAATGTACGTTCGGTGCCCGTTTATAGTCGCAGATTGCAGTTAGCCAATGCGATGACGAACCCGACAAACGTTGCGTTTCAACAAAACATCGTCAACCGGTTATGGGCGATGATGATGGGCCGCGGTTTGGTGGAACCATTGGATATGTGGCACGCAGACAACCCTCCTTCGAATCCTAAACTACTCAACTTGTTAACCGAATCGTTACGCAAAAACAAATACAACATCCGCTTGATGCTTCGCGAAATGGCGTTAACAAAAACCTATCAGCGTAGTAGTCATGTTGCCAAAGACGCTAAAATTCCGGAAGAGACCAGCTTTAGTGTTGCGTTGTTAAAGCCTTTGTCTCCTGAACAACTCGCCTGGTCAATGATGCAGGCAACCGGGCTCACGGAAAAAACGCTTCACAGCCTCAAAGCAAAACAGTCAAAAGCGGATGCCAAAAAAGGGCAGAAAAAAACGGAAGACCCACAGTGGCAGGAAGAGGCTTTGCACGATGCTTTAAGTAGAAACGTAACTGCCTTTGTGACGACGTTTGGCATTGTGGGAGCGCAAACTTCACAGTTTGATGCATCGGCCAATCAGGCGCTCTTCTTACGAAACGGTCCGTTACTGCAATCCTGGCTGGTTCCTTCTAAAAACAATCTCACGGCCCGGCTCAAGAAACTGAAAGCTTCTGACCAAATTGCAGAAGAACTTTACTTGTCTGTCTTTTCGCGTCATCCCAACAAAATGGAAAAGGCACAAGTTGCAGCATATTTAAATGAGACTCAAGCACAATCAAATCAAGGCTTGCAGCAATTGGTTTGGGCGGCGCTTGCTTCTGACGAATTTCGATTTAATCATTAATGACAATCTCACCTGTTCCACTTCACCGGAGCGAAGGATAACCGATGCGACGAAATCAAGGCTGTCATCAACTGGATCACCAATTGGCACGACGTCAGTTTTTGGCGGGAGCCGCCAGTGGCGCGGTCGGTTTAGGTTTGCTGGGCTCGCCTGCCAACGCGGAAAAAATCAAAGGTCAGCACAAACGTGTCTTGCAACTCTACCTGCAGGGGGGCGTCAGCCAGTTGGAATCGTGGGACCCCAAACCGGGAACCGAGTATGGAGGCCCCTTTCGCGCCATTCCAACTTCAGTTCCAGGCATGCATATTTCCGAACTTTTGCCGTACACTGCGCAACGCATGCATTTACTGTCGATCGTCCGTAGTATCAATTTAAAAACGAACGACCATGGACAAGGTCGCTTGTTCATGGAAAAAGGGAGAAGAGCAGGTGAGTTTCCCTATGTCGGCTCAATTGCTTCGAAATACCTTGCACCCGCCAATAGTGAACTGCCTGGTTATATTCATATTTCGACACGTGGCCTAAACGATAGCACGGCAGCCTTTCTGGGGGCTCAGCATGCCCAATTGAAATTTGAAGGAGTCAAACCTCCCAAGAACTTAGCGATACCAAAAGGCCTTGATCAAACCACCGATGCTCGCAGAGTTCAGCTCAGACAGCAATTCAATAAGCAGTTTGGACGGGGACGTACGAAATCAATGACGGAATCGTTCGATGCTTCGTTTATTCAGGCTGCGAAACTGATGGGCCGTAAGTCATTCTTCGAGAAGCCACCCGCACAAAAAGATCTGGAACGTTACGGCACACACGACTTCGGCCGAAATTGTTTACTGGCTCGCGCCTTACTTGAAAACGATGCGACCTGTGTCAAAGTGACGCACCACGGTTACGATTCCCATGCCGAGAATTTTAATTTCCATCTCGAACAACTGGGCGAGTTCGACAAAACCTTTGCGATGTTGCTTGACGACTTGCACGAACGGGGTTTGTTGGAGAGTACGTTAGTGATGGTCTATTCCGAATTCGGTCGGACTCCTAAAATTAACGTGCGCTATGGTCGCGATCATTGGGGCACCGCTTGGTCAATAGCTCTAGGAGGCTGTGGTATACAACCGGGGGCCATCATCGGAAAAACCAATGAGAAAGGCACCGCCGTCGCTGACCGCGAAGTCGATGCCGGCCACCTGTTCCACACCTACCTGCAAGCGCTCGGTATTGATTCAACCGGTGATCACGAAATTGCCGGCCGCTCGATTCCCATTGGCGATCCTACTGCACAAGCCATTAAGGAGTTGTTGGCATGAACGCGAAGCAATCTGATTTATCCGATGCCATCGTCGCTAAGAAGCCTGTCGTCGATTATGATTTGATCGACCCCACAAAAACTCATCGGGTGGCGCAATTTAAACATGATTTTCCACTCACTTCCTGTCGGGTCGATCCGAAAGGTCGCTTTGTTGTCGCCGGTGCGCAAGATTTAGATATCCAGGTTTGGGATTTGAGTACCAAAGCCAAGCGTACGTTGAAAGGGCATACCAGTTGGGTGCGATCTTTCGACTTTTCGTCTGATGGTAATACGCTTTATTCAGCCTGCTGGGGCGGCGATATCAAAGTCTGGAATATGACAGACGCCGAACCAAAACCGACAATGACCATTCCTGCACACAAAGGCTCGGCGCGCTGGGTTCGTGTTTCTCCCGATCAGACCAAACTTGCCACATGCGGGAACGACTTGTTAGTCAAGGTTTGGAATATCAAGGATGGCAAATTACTCCAGACGTTTAGAGGTCACGAACGTCATGTGTACGCGGTTGACTTTCATCCCGAGGGCCAGCACCTGGTTTCTCAGGATTTGATGGGATTCATCAAAATTTGGGACATGAAAACCGGTAAAGAGGCCCGAGGCATTGATGCCACCGTGATGACCGGCTATGACAAAAAATTCGCCGCTGATATGGGGGGAGCCCGTGATTTGCAATTCAGCCCGGATGGCAGTGAACTGGCGAGTGCGGGAATTACAAATGTCGTCAACTCATTTGCCGGCGTGCAAGACCCCATTATCATGCTGTTCGACTGGAAAACCGGCAAAGAGAAAGCACAACTTAAACCTGAAAAAACATTTCAGGGAATCGCGTGGGGTGTGCGGTATCATCTCGATGGATTCTTAATCGGTGCAGGTGCCAATCGCAGTGGCAAAGGGGAACTTTGGTTCTATAAGCCAGATGAGAAAGAGTTCTTTCACACATTCAAGCTTTCTTCTGCGGCCCGTGGCCTCGACCTCTTGGCCGATGGGCGACATCTGGTCGTCCCTCACTCCGACGGATCAGTCTACACCTATCGCATGACTGCCGAAGCAAAGAAAACTAAAACATAAACGTTCGTTTTCATTCCATATTATTCGAATGCTACAGCGGGAACGAATACCTGGCCTTCCATGAGCAGACGCGCCGTTCTCAAGACACTGGCACTGAGCACATGTTGTTGTCCATCAGACTTCGGATCAAGTTTCAGAACAATATCGACATGGCCTGCCGGATGTTCAACTACCACCGTGCATTCATTTCCCGATTCGTGTCCTGTAATCGACTCTGCAACTGTTCCATCAAAGGCTGCAGCGACAGCAATTGAAATCGCTCCCGTAATCGCGTGTGCGGCGTGACAGTGGTCAGGGACAAAATAGCGAGAGCAGACATGTCCCCCTTCGCGCGGTGGTGAGAGAAGAGCTACTTTGGGAGTAACGCGCCCCGTCGCGTCTCCGAGTCCCATCTTGAGCGATGCCGCGCGACGAATCGATTCCAGTCGCACAAGCATTGGATGGTCGGCGTCCAGTTCCTCCGGTCGTTCGTGACCATCCTCACCAAGTGCTTCGGCATGGAGCAGGATTGTCGGGTTTGCACTGTCGATGCAGGTCACAGGCACACCTTCGATTTCATCAGTACGCGAACCGGTGGGAAAAACATCCCCCGTACGTGGTCCCAGAACGTCAAGGAATTCAAGTTGGATCGGTGCGGCTGTTCCCGGGACACCATCGATGCGCGCATCACCTGCAAACTCGACCTGACCTTGGGGGGTTTGTACGTTGACGTTGATTCTGGTTTTGGTATTCGTATTAAAAACGCGTACGGTTGTTGTATCATCTTGAACCGGTACAAGGTCTCGCAAAATTGCGGCGGGGCCTACACCAGAGACAATGTTGCCGCAGTTGGCAGATGTGTCTACTGCGGACTCGGTCACCTTAACCTGAGCAAACAGGTAGTCGACGTCACAGTCTGGTTGTTGAGAAGGTGAGAGGATCGCTACTTTGCTGGTGAGAGAGTCACCACCTCCAATGCCATCAATTTGCCGTGCGTCAGGCGATCCCATCATTGCCAGAAGTACGCGGTCACGGCTGGTGACATCTGCGGGAAGGTCAGAAGCGAGCAGATAGGGGCCTCGAGAGGTACCACCACGCATGAATAAACAGGGTAAGGCAAACTGGGGCATCGATTCCATTCTATGCGGCAACGCAGAACGAATTGATTCTGTATCTTCCATTTGAACTTACCTGAAACCGTTCCAGGCATTGAAGTTTTGATGATTGTAACAACCAACGCTTGCGTGTCTATTGCATTCGATGGTTTTCGAGGTAAAAGCATTTCGCCATTTATGATCTTGAGATGGAAATCATTGAGATCTATTTTGATGGGGGAGCAAGATGTTCTCGATATGCCTGGAGTGCTTCTTTGCCCCAGACCCCTTCAGTCAGTGAATCCGAAAGCGCTTTACTTGTGGCTCCGGTATTAAACACGATGACGGTCGCTCCATAATCAAAGTGCCGGGCCAGATAATCTTTCATTGACAGTGAGTGTTTCCCGCCGGAGGGGCCCATCGTCGGACTTGCTTCTGTACTGGCCCAGTGTGGATTTCCGTGGCGAGCAAGTTCTTCATAGAGTAATGCAAAATCGTTTCGAAACGGTCCAACCGGGTAGGTTGTCCAGCCTGGGCGCGAGTGATGATTAAAGGCAATGTCGAGTGGAGCATTGGTAAATTCTACCTGGGGAGAACCAACGACACCGGCACCGGCGGCAACGTGAGTATACATTTTTTGAATGGGAATGCCCGCCTCAGCAAGTTTCTGGGACCAGAAAGAAGTATACTCCTGATTGATCTGCGCCAACGCCCGCCCGAAATCTTTTGGGGGCTCGGTTTTGCTATATCCTTTATTGGTCAAAGCGTTAAAACCAAGACGAGCCTTGGGTGA
This window encodes:
- a CDS encoding SDR family NAD(P)-dependent oxidoreductase produces the protein MSEANIHPQRFQNRVALVTGGSRGIGRACCLRLAKEGARVAVSYRSGQKDAEETLRQIQTIGGTGIVVQGDVSDSEQVDQMIGEVEAQLGEVELLVNNSGIFHYESHTELTEDSWRQMLDVNLTGTFLVTWRVKEGMLKRQFGRIVNLSSLSGLQPRPMAIAYAVSKAGMISFTQSTATAWAGENVRVNAVAPGLIETEILSNVDKTDLDKIIEATPIPRMGTPEEVAAMVAFLLSEESNFTTGQTLVLSGGRGMLP
- a CDS encoding DUF1549 domain-containing protein, producing the protein MNLRSIQRVVCLATLIVAVMDLPLFAEVPLHQQIDSLVGVGNEQFEKNASKPADDATFLRRVTLDLTGTIPSVDEVHAFLNDQSTDKRTQLVDRLLASPEHARRLQYFFDTMMMERRRDKYIPAAQWRNYLRTSFSENKPWNVLVHEILSADGTDEKTRPAAKFLLDRELKAEEVTRDLGRVFLGRDLQCAQCHDHPNVNDYLQRHYHGLNAFLNRSYLFKDPKTKKASIGEKAEGLVSFTSVFTKEEGKTAPRMLDLPEIADPPMPKDPYKVKPAKNVRSVPVYSRRLQLANAMTNPTNVAFQQNIVNRLWAMMMGRGLVEPLDMWHADNPPSNPKLLNLLTESLRKNKYNIRLMLREMALTKTYQRSSHVAKDAKIPEETSFSVALLKPLSPEQLAWSMMQATGLTEKTLHSLKAKQSKADAKKGQKKTEDPQWQEEALHDALSRNVTAFVTTFGIVGAQTSQFDASANQALFLRNGPLLQSWLVPSKNNLTARLKKLKASDQIAEELYLSVFSRHPNKMEKAQVAAYLNETQAQSNQGLQQLVWAALASDEFRFNH
- a CDS encoding DUF1501 domain-containing protein, encoding MRRNQGCHQLDHQLARRQFLAGAASGAVGLGLLGSPANAEKIKGQHKRVLQLYLQGGVSQLESWDPKPGTEYGGPFRAIPTSVPGMHISELLPYTAQRMHLLSIVRSINLKTNDHGQGRLFMEKGRRAGEFPYVGSIASKYLAPANSELPGYIHISTRGLNDSTAAFLGAQHAQLKFEGVKPPKNLAIPKGLDQTTDARRVQLRQQFNKQFGRGRTKSMTESFDASFIQAAKLMGRKSFFEKPPAQKDLERYGTHDFGRNCLLARALLENDATCVKVTHHGYDSHAENFNFHLEQLGEFDKTFAMLLDDLHERGLLESTLVMVYSEFGRTPKINVRYGRDHWGTAWSIALGGCGIQPGAIIGKTNEKGTAVADREVDAGHLFHTYLQALGIDSTGDHEIAGRSIPIGDPTAQAIKELLA
- a CDS encoding WD40 repeat domain-containing protein, whose protein sequence is MNAKQSDLSDAIVAKKPVVDYDLIDPTKTHRVAQFKHDFPLTSCRVDPKGRFVVAGAQDLDIQVWDLSTKAKRTLKGHTSWVRSFDFSSDGNTLYSACWGGDIKVWNMTDAEPKPTMTIPAHKGSARWVRVSPDQTKLATCGNDLLVKVWNIKDGKLLQTFRGHERHVYAVDFHPEGQHLVSQDLMGFIKIWDMKTGKEARGIDATVMTGYDKKFAADMGGARDLQFSPDGSELASAGITNVVNSFAGVQDPIIMLFDWKTGKEKAQLKPEKTFQGIAWGVRYHLDGFLIGAGANRSGKGELWFYKPDEKEFFHTFKLSSAARGLDLLADGRHLVVPHSDGSVYTYRMTAEAKKTKT
- a CDS encoding 4-oxalomesaconate tautomerase — encoded protein: MEDTESIRSALPHRMESMPQFALPCLFMRGGTSRGPYLLASDLPADVTSRDRVLLAMMGSPDARQIDGIGGGDSLTSKVAILSPSQQPDCDVDYLFAQVKVTESAVDTSANCGNIVSGVGPAAILRDLVPVQDDTTTVRVFNTNTKTRINVNVQTPQGQVEFAGDARIDGVPGTAAPIQLEFLDVLGPRTGDVFPTGSRTDEIEGVPVTCIDSANPTILLHAEALGEDGHERPEELDADHPMLVRLESIRRAASLKMGLGDATGRVTPKVALLSPPREGGHVCSRYFVPDHCHAAHAITGAISIAVAAAFDGTVAESITGHESGNECTVVVEHPAGHVDIVLKLDPKSDGQQHVLSASVLRTARLLMEGQVFVPAVAFE